The following are encoded in a window of Chryseobacterium sp. genomic DNA:
- the pdxA gene encoding 4-hydroxythreonine-4-phosphate dehydrogenase PdxA: MSSKQHKVRVGISVGDFNGIGPEIIMKTLNDKSITDFFTPVIFASGKLFTYQKNIFKLQQSFHYVNEASEAQGGKINMVNLWKDNVNVELGKPTEESTKMAIDSLEAATSALLNNDIDVLVTAPINKDEMMKQGFAHAGHTGYLEEKAGKKGLMFLVTDDLKVAVSTHHIPVSQVAASISKEKIKKQIKLLNQCLIEDFQIQKPKIAVLGLNPHAGDGGQIGREEIEIIQPAVAEIFDNGIMAFGPFPADSFFQPEKYRNFDAVLAMYHDQGLAPFKTLAYADGVNYTAGLPFIRTSPDHGVAYDIAGQNTADEQSFREAVFAAVRIFKNRSEYQALMESRLKPKRAAADTGVDEDLPKDSAR; the protein is encoded by the coding sequence ATGAGTTCAAAACAACATAAGGTGAGGGTGGGAATTTCGGTTGGTGATTTTAACGGCATCGGCCCCGAAATCATAATGAAGACCCTGAACGACAAAAGCATCACTGACTTTTTCACACCTGTCATCTTTGCATCCGGTAAACTCTTCACTTATCAGAAAAACATCTTCAAACTCCAGCAAAGTTTCCATTATGTAAATGAGGCCTCCGAAGCTCAGGGCGGCAAAATTAATATGGTGAACCTCTGGAAGGACAATGTAAATGTAGAATTGGGCAAACCCACAGAAGAATCTACCAAAATGGCGATTGATTCTCTGGAGGCCGCTACGTCCGCATTACTAAATAACGACATCGATGTACTGGTAACCGCACCCATCAACAAGGACGAAATGATGAAGCAGGGTTTCGCTCATGCCGGCCACACCGGTTACCTGGAAGAGAAAGCCGGCAAAAAAGGACTCATGTTCCTGGTAACAGATGACCTTAAGGTCGCAGTATCCACCCACCATATTCCGGTGTCGCAGGTGGCCGCGAGCATATCAAAAGAAAAGATAAAGAAACAGATCAAACTTCTGAATCAGTGCCTTATAGAGGATTTCCAGATCCAGAAACCCAAGATTGCCGTATTGGGTCTAAACCCACATGCCGGTGATGGCGGTCAGATCGGAAGGGAAGAAATTGAAATCATTCAGCCTGCTGTTGCCGAAATCTTTGACAATGGCATAATGGCTTTCGGTCCCTTCCCGGCCGACAGTTTTTTCCAGCCGGAGAAGTACCGGAACTTCGATGCTGTACTGGCCATGTATCATGACCAGGGGCTTGCTCCCTTCAAGACCCTGGCGTACGCAGACGGAGTGAATTATACCGCGGGCCTGCCATTTATACGTACTTCACCGGATCATGGTGTCGCTTACGATATAGCAGGACAAAACACCGCCGATGAACAGAGTTTTCGTGAAGCAGTTTTTGCGGCAGTGCGGATTTTTAAAAACCGATCCGAATATCAGGCATTAATGGAATCCCGACTCAAACCAAAGCGAGCTGCAGCAGACACTGGTGTGGATGAAGATTTGCCTAAAGATTCAGCAAGGTAA
- a CDS encoding YceD family protein: protein MEKLRKYEVVFSGLKNGKHNFRFEIDKEFFQLFDTEQEFTDPKLVADVLMEKHTTFLEFWITTSGTVNLTCDITNDQFDHPISSEMRLLVQFGEEYDDSEEEVITIPRNDHAFNVAQFIYEEVMLAIPMKKISPNISDEDIENLEKYKPQVETDKEPEADPRWDALRKLKDKN from the coding sequence ATGGAGAAGCTAAGAAAATATGAAGTTGTATTTTCCGGCCTTAAAAACGGAAAGCATAACTTCCGGTTTGAGATAGATAAGGAGTTCTTTCAGCTGTTTGATACAGAGCAGGAGTTTACAGACCCCAAACTGGTTGCTGATGTTTTAATGGAGAAACACACTACTTTTCTGGAGTTCTGGATAACTACTTCAGGAACTGTAAACCTAACCTGTGATATTACGAATGATCAGTTTGACCATCCTATATCCAGCGAGATGCGGCTACTTGTACAGTTCGGTGAGGAGTATGATGACAGTGAAGAGGAAGTAATAACCATTCCGCGGAATGATCATGCCTTCAATGTAGCACAGTTTATTTATGAAGAGGTGATGCTGGCGATTCCGATGAAGAAGATTTCACCAAATATTTCCGATGAGGATATAGAGAACCTGGAGAAATACAAACCGCAGGTAGAAACAGATAAAGAACCGGAGGCAGATCCCAGATGGGACGCCCTTAGAAAATTAAAAGATAAAAATTAA
- the rpmF gene encoding 50S ribosomal protein L32 gives MAHPKRRQSSTRRDKRRTHYKASVPQLAKDAASGELHLYHRAHWHEGKLYYRGKVVMEKTIETTEEA, from the coding sequence ATGGCACATCCAAAGAGAAGACAGTCGTCTACAAGAAGAGATAAAAGAAGAACGCACTACAAGGCATCAGTTCCTCAGCTTGCTAAAGACGCTGCGTCAGGTGAACTGCACCTGTACCACAGAGCTCACTGGCATGAAGGAAAACTTTACTACAGAGGAAAGGTAGTAATGGAAAAAACGATAGAAACTACAGAAGAAGCTTAA
- the accB gene encoding acetyl-CoA carboxylase biotin carboxyl carrier protein gives MDIREIQNLIKFVSKAEVSEVKYKTKDFEITIKTPLAGNDTVSYISQPAMYQGQAPAPQAAPQAAPAAAAEKPAEAASDDSKYLTIKSPMIGTFYRKPSPDKDVFVNVGDEVSNGKVVCVIEAMKLFNQIESEISGKIVKILVDDATPVEYDQPLFLVDPS, from the coding sequence ATGGACATTAGAGAAATACAGAACCTCATTAAATTTGTATCAAAAGCAGAGGTTTCCGAAGTGAAGTATAAAACGAAGGATTTTGAAATTACGATCAAGACTCCTCTGGCAGGAAATGACACAGTAAGCTATATCTCACAACCTGCTATGTACCAGGGCCAGGCACCTGCACCGCAGGCAGCTCCACAGGCCGCACCTGCTGCTGCAGCCGAGAAACCTGCTGAAGCTGCATCTGATGACAGTAAATACCTTACCATCAAATCTCCAATGATTGGTACTTTCTACAGAAAGCCAAGTCCAGATAAAGATGTTTTTGTTAATGTAGGCGATGAAGTATCCAACGGAAAAGTGGTTTGTGTTATTGAAGCGATGAAGCTATTCAACCAAATCGAATCCGAAATCTCAGGAAAAATCGTTAAAATCCTTGTGGATGATGCTACTCCTGTAGAGTACGACCAGCCTCTGTTCTTAGTTGACCCTTCCTAG